A DNA window from Brassica napus cultivar Da-Ae chromosome A4, Da-Ae, whole genome shotgun sequence contains the following coding sequences:
- the LOC106385767 gene encoding protein farnesyltransferase subunit beta-like — protein sequence MEELPSMTVSQRDQFLVLNDVFRIYSDFDASDIATQIFTVEIQRDKQLDYLMNGLRHLGPSFSSLDANRPWICYWILHSIALLGESVDDELENNTIDFLGRCQGPDGGYGGGPGQLAHLATSYAAVNTLVTLGGDKALSSINREKMSSFLRRMKDPDGGFRVHDMGEMDVRACYLAISIASILNILDDELTRGLGDYILSCQTYEGGIGGEPGSEAHAGNTYCGLATMALITEVDRLNLDSLMNWIVHQQGVERGFQGRTNKLVDGCYTFWQAAPCVLLQRFYSAHDLVLQGSLHMSQPRDEDHEEHAHDEDDPESDDNDSDKDSNEDCRRVQPVFDSLNLQRYVILCSMVPEGGFRDKPGKPRDFYHTCYCLSGLSVAQHAWSKDKDTPPLNSDILGSYANHLEHVHLLHNVVMDRYNKAIEFFHREA from the exons ATGGAAGAGCTTCCGAGCATGACCGTGAGTCAGCGCGACCAGTTTCTGGTGTTAAACGATGTCTTCCGGATATACAGTGACTTTGACGCCAGCGACATTGCTACTCAGATATTCAC GGTGGAGATTCAGCGCGACAAGCAGTTGGATTATCTGATGAATGGCTTAAGGCATCTAGGCCCTTCGTTTTCGTCCTTAGATGCTAA tCGACCATGGATTTGCTACTGGATTCTTCATTCAATTGCTTTGCTTGGGGAGTCTGTGGACGATGAACTAGAAAACAATACCATCGACTTTCTTGGACGCTGTCAG GGCCCTGATGGCGGATACGGCGGTGGTCCTGGCCAA CTTGCACATCTTGCAACAAGTTATGCTGCAGTGAATACACTTGTTACTTTAGGAGGTGACAAAGCCCTTTCTTCAATTAATAG AGAAAAAATGTCTAGCTTTTTAAGACGAATGAAGGATCCAGACGGAGGTTTCAG GGTGCATGATATGGGAGAAATGGATGTGCGAGCGTGCTACCTTGCGATTTCG ATTGCAAGCATCCTGAACATTTTGGATGATGAACTCACCCGAGGCTTAGGAGATTACATTTTGAG TTGCCAAACTTATGAAGGTGGCATTGGAGGAGAGCCTGGCTCCGAAGCTCACGCGGG GAACACATACTGTGGGCTGGCTACTATGGCTTTAATCACTGAAGTCGACCGCTTGAACTTAGATTCATTAATG AATTGGATTGTACATCAACAAGGAGTAGAAAGGGGATTTCAAGGTCGGACGAACAAGTTGGTTGATGGCTGCTACACTTTTTGGCAG GCAGCCCCTTGTGTTCTACTACAGAGATTTTATTCAGCCCATGATCTGGTACTTCAAGGATCATTACATATGTCCCAACCGAGAGATGAAGATCACGAGGAACatgctcatgatgaagatgatccTGAAAGTGATGACAATGACTCTGATAAGGACAGCAATGAAG ATTGTAGGAGGGTGCAACCTGTTTTTGACAGCCTCAACTTGCAGAGATATGTGATCTTGTGCTCTATG GTTCCTGAAGGTGGATTCAGAGACAAGCCGGGGAAACCCCGGGACTTCTACCACACATGTTACTGTCTAAGCGGTCTCTCCGTGGCTCAACACGCTTGGTCAAAAGACAAAGATACTCCGCCGTTGAATAGTGACATTTTGGGTAGCTATGCTAATCACCTTGAACATGTTCACCTCCTCCACAACGTTGTCATGGATCGGTACAACAAAGCCATCGAGTTCTTCCATAGAGAAGCATAA
- the LOC106454451 gene encoding RNA exonuclease 4-like: MDYRLSGELSETQRNKCGGCYRQFNKKEHLVEHMRTSYHSVHEPTCGICNKHCRSFDSLREHLIGPLPKQECKNIFSICGCRFCLTILESPNARRIHQERCQFSNVNYGLTARMAVLGLRDNPTIDYTSSRSPRVVALSCKMVGGGSDGSLDLCARVCITDESENVIFHTYVKPTLPLTNYRYETTGIRPENIRDAMPLKQAQRKIKEFLCYGEPMWKIRPRSGKARILVGHGLDSHLDCLQLEYSSFMIRDTAEYPPLMKTSKLSNSLKYLTQAYLGYDIHVGMQDPYEDCVATMRLYKRMRYQKHKTDAYPLASDTHNTNNYASWRQSELESMSEDELLNLSRSDYYCWCLDSVP; encoded by the exons ATGGACTACAGACTGTCAGGGGAGCTCTCAGAAACCCAAAG GAACAAGTGTGGAGGGTGTTATAGGCAATTCAACAAGAAAGAACATTTGGTGGAACACATGAGGACGTCTTACCATTCGGTTCATGAACCTACATGTGGCATTTGCAACAAACACTGCCGATCTTTTGATTCCCTCCGTGAACATCTCATTG GGCCATTGCCGAAACAGGAATGTAAGAACATTTTCAGCATCTGCGGCTGCAGATTCTGCCTTACGATCCTTGAAAGCCCCAACGCTCGTAGGATCCATCAGGAGAGATGCCAATTCTCAAACGTCAATTAT GGACTAACTGCTCGTATGGCGGTCTTAGGCCTAAGAGATAATCCTACAATTGATTACACTTCTTCCAGGTCACCACGAGTGGTCGCACTCTCATGCAAGATGGTTGGAGGAGGGAGTGATGGATCGCTTGACCTATGCGCGAGAGTTTGCATAACAGATGAGAGCGAAAACGTGATTTTTCACACGTACGTGAAGCCAACATTGCCCTTAACGAATTACAGGTACGAGACTACAGGAATACGACCTGAGAATATAAGGGACGCGATGCCATTGAAACAAGCACAGAGAAAGATTAAGGAGTTTCTTTGTTATGGAGAACCAATGTGGAAGATTCGTCCAAGAAGTGGAAAAGCGAGGATTCTCGTGGGACATGGACTTGATAGCCATCTTGACTGTCTTCAACTTGAATATTCTTCTTTCATGATAAG AGATACTGCGGAATACCCTCCATTGATGAAAACAAGCAAGCTAAGCAACTCGCTCAAGTACTTAACCCAAGCCTATCTGGG GTATGACATTCATGTGGGGATGCAAGATCCTTATGAGGACTGTGTCGCGACGATGAGGCTGTACAAAAGAATGCGATATCAAAAACACAAGACGGATGCTTATCCGTTGGCCTCAGACACGCATAACACAAATAACTATGCGTCCTGGAGACAGAGCGAGCTTGAGAGTATGTCAGAGGATGAGTTGCTCAACCTTTCCCGGTCAGACTATTACTGCTGGTGCTTGGACTCAGTTCcttga